One stretch of Candidatus Effluviviaceae Genus V sp. DNA includes these proteins:
- a CDS encoding aminotransferase class I/II-fold pyridoxal phosphate-dependent enzyme, whose translation MVSDLEAVFSANARGMKKSVIRELLKLTRRPEIISFAGGLPDPAAFPVDEVAEVAADVLERDGATILQYSPTEGDPRLKEELIAHHEREDGVKLSPENILVTVASQQGLDLVGKVFVDRGDPVIVGLPTYVGGLGAFNAYGARMIGVPIDEEGMRMDLLEAELEKLKAAGTKPKFIYVVPDFQNPAGITMTEPRRRRLIELAHEYDTMIIEDSPYKELRYEGESVKSIFSLDDSGQVVGLHTFSKILFPGMRLGWMVGHESVIQKFVIAKQSTDLCTPAFNQAIVAEFAARGLLQKNIDKVRTIYREKREVMLSALEEHMPKLDGLSWTKPDGGLFLWLSLPDGMNSDQLFYEAVEENVAFVIGSAFHCDEGGKTTMRLNFSYPTKDDIVEGVKRLARVIDKHHRSVANGGNVVATP comes from the coding sequence ATGGTCAGCGATCTCGAGGCGGTATTCTCCGCGAACGCGCGGGGCATGAAGAAGTCGGTCATCCGTGAGCTTCTCAAACTCACGCGGAGGCCGGAGATCATCTCCTTCGCCGGCGGACTCCCGGACCCGGCCGCCTTCCCCGTCGACGAGGTTGCCGAAGTCGCCGCCGACGTCCTCGAGCGCGACGGCGCGACGATCCTGCAGTACAGCCCGACTGAGGGCGACCCCAGGCTCAAGGAGGAACTCATCGCGCATCACGAGCGCGAGGACGGCGTCAAGTTGAGCCCGGAGAACATCCTCGTGACCGTGGCCTCGCAGCAGGGTCTCGATCTGGTCGGGAAGGTCTTCGTCGACCGCGGTGATCCGGTGATCGTCGGCCTTCCGACCTACGTAGGCGGCCTCGGGGCCTTCAACGCGTACGGTGCGAGGATGATCGGTGTGCCGATCGATGAGGAGGGCATGCGTATGGACCTCCTCGAGGCCGAGCTCGAGAAGCTCAAGGCCGCCGGCACGAAGCCGAAGTTCATCTACGTCGTCCCGGACTTCCAGAACCCTGCCGGCATCACGATGACGGAGCCGCGGCGCAGGCGCCTCATCGAGCTCGCGCACGAGTACGACACGATGATCATCGAAGACAGTCCCTACAAGGAGCTTCGCTACGAGGGCGAGAGCGTCAAGTCGATCTTCAGCCTCGACGATTCCGGACAGGTCGTCGGCCTTCACACGTTCTCCAAGATCCTCTTCCCGGGGATGCGGCTCGGCTGGATGGTCGGTCACGAGTCCGTCATCCAGAAGTTCGTCATCGCCAAGCAGTCGACCGACCTCTGCACGCCGGCGTTCAACCAGGCGATCGTGGCCGAGTTCGCGGCCCGCGGTCTTCTGCAGAAGAACATCGACAAGGTGAGGACCATCTACCGCGAGAAGCGCGAGGTGATGCTGAGCGCGCTCGAGGAGCACATGCCGAAGCTCGACGGACTCTCGTGGACGAAGCCGGACGGCGGGCTCTTCCTGTGGCTTTCGCTTCCAGATGGCATGAACTCCGACCAGCTCTTCTATGAGGCCGTGGAGGAGAACGTCGCCTTCGTCATAGGCTCCGCCTTCCACTGCGACGAGGGCGGCAAGACGACCATGCGACTGAACTTCTCGTACCCCACGAAGGACGACATCGTCGAGGGGGTCAAGAGACTGGCCCGCGTCATCGACAAGCACCACAGGAGCGTAGCGAACGGAGGCAACGTCGTCGCGACGCCCTGA
- a CDS encoding helix-turn-helix domain-containing protein — MRAAERLGKKKGRDYLMPTKAELGQRLRIARFERNLTLKEVAARCGMSATHISEVERGKTSPTIGALERIAGALGENPAYFVQDDDLPKVEVTRLRDRNTCFFADDDGKPFEAEVLSRGIPGGYVQVFQHSLPPGESLRVFPMIGEVVIHCLGGMVRMTAEEQSHVLREGDTIQMRLDNGVATENIGDEDSEVFAVLAAPSLFRI; from the coding sequence GTGCGAGCAGCCGAGAGGCTCGGAAAGAAGAAAGGACGTGACTATCTCATGCCGACGAAGGCCGAACTCGGACAGAGGCTGAGAATAGCCCGCTTCGAACGGAACCTGACGCTCAAGGAGGTGGCGGCCCGCTGCGGGATGTCCGCAACACACATCTCTGAGGTCGAACGCGGCAAGACCTCCCCGACGATCGGCGCGCTGGAGCGCATCGCAGGCGCCCTCGGCGAGAACCCCGCCTACTTCGTACAGGACGACGACCTGCCGAAGGTCGAGGTCACGCGGTTGCGTGACAGGAACACGTGCTTCTTCGCGGACGACGACGGCAAGCCCTTCGAGGCGGAGGTGCTGAGCAGAGGGATTCCCGGCGGGTACGTTCAGGTCTTCCAGCACAGCTTGCCGCCCGGCGAGTCGCTCCGGGTCTTCCCGATGATCGGTGAAGTCGTGATCCACTGCCTCGGCGGCATGGTCCGCATGACCGCGGAGGAGCAGTCTCACGTGCTTCGTGAGGGCGACACGATCCAGATGCGGCTCGACAACGGGGTGGCGACCGAGAACATCGGGGACGAGGACTCCGAGGTCTTCGCCGTCCTCGCGGCACCGAGTCTGTTTCGGATTTAG